Part of the Paenibacillus sp. FSL R7-0273 genome is shown below.
ATACACCCGCCGGAGCGTTGCCTGGATTTTGGCGATCAGCACATCGAAATGGAACGGCTTCTGCATAAAATCATCGGCCCCCAGCTGCATCGACATCACCATATCGCTCGGGTGGTCACGCGAGGACAGGAAAATAATCGGCACATTGGAATGCGCCCGGATCATCCGGCACCAGTGAAAACCGTCGAACAGCGGCAGCTGAATGTCAATAATGACCAGCTCCGGCTGAACCGCCGTGAATTCCTGCAGCACCTTGGCAAAATCGGTGACACCGTACACTTCATACGACCACTGGGATAAACGCTCCTTGATTTCGGTAAAAAGGGTAACATCGTCTTCGATCAGCATGATTTTGAACATATAGGGTACTCCGTTTCAGGGTTTTGTCTTATTAACTACACTTACAGCCAGCGCTGAAAATTCTTATGGGCAACTTTAATTTGCCTCTGCTCCGCCCACTCCGTCAGCGTCTTAATGTCATTGACATTTTCAAAACGGAAGCAATTTTTATAGGGAACCAGCACGTTCCCCTTAGGTCTGATGCCGATAACAGGCGTAAAATAACCTCTCACAAAAACAGTCTTGATATGGTCTGATGCAATCGTCCTGTTGTTAATGATAAGGCTATCCTGATTATAAATAAT
Proteins encoded:
- a CDS encoding response regulator transcription factor; the protein is MFKIMLIEDDVTLFTEIKERLSQWSYEVYGVTDFAKVLQEFTAVQPELVIIDIQLPLFDGFHWCRMIRAHSNVPIIFLSSRDHPSDMVMSMQLGADDFMQKPFHFDVLIAKIQATLRRVYNYSTERTELRTWRGATIEYVKNTVTNSQGAALLTKNEMFILKILVEHKDRIVDREELIKNLWDNEHFVSDNTLTVNVNRLRKKLEPLGLDAYIETRVGQGYMATEEAAL